Sequence from the Candidatus Eisenbacteria bacterium genome:
CGGTGGCGTTGTGACGGCGGGTGAGCGAGGTGTCGGTGAAGCGCTCGTAGTGGCCCAGGTCGAGGTCGGTCTCGGCGCCGTCGTCGGTGACGAAGACCTCCCCGTGCTGGAACGGGCTCATGGTGCCGGGGTCCACGTTCAGGTAGGGGTCGAGCTTCTGGAGGCTGACCTTCAGCCCGCGGGACTTGAGCAGCAGTCCCAGCGAGGCCGCGGCAATGCCCTTTCCGAGGGAGGAAACGACGCCGCCCGTGACGAAGACATATTTTGGCATTGGGAAGCTCGCAGGTAAGGGATGGGACCGCGTGACCCGCCCTCACCGGAGCAGGTCTTCACGGAACCCGAGGCTAGCACCCCGGCGAGGTCGGGGTCAAGATCTGGCGGACCGGTGGGAGGACCGATGGGCGGCCAGTCGGCGACCGCGGGTCGCCCGCGTCACCCCACCAGCCTTCCGTGCCCCAGGAATTTCCTCACGAAGGCCATCTGCCCCACGTGGTAGCTGTCGTGCAGCGCGGCCATGGCCAGCGCTCCGCGCACGGTCTGGTCCAGGCTGGGGAACTCGCCCGCAGGGCCTTTCAGCTCCGCGTCGGTGAGCTGCTCGAAGCGCGCCGCCAGCGCGGCGGAGATGTCGTCCCAGGCGGCGCACACCTCGGCCAGCGCGGGCAACTGCAGCGACATGTCCAGCGCCGCGCTGCGGGCGAACGTGC
This genomic interval carries:
- a CDS encoding DinB family protein, which translates into the protein MHPSILQAVQIQGVVTSLFHRALEGVTEEEARIRPGDDSNPMLWMAGHLVTTRVYLAKLVGVERPLPWNGTFARSAALDMSLQLPALAEVCAAWDDISAALAARFEQLTDAELKGPAGEFPSLDQTVRGALAMAALHDSYHVGQMAFVRKFLGHGRLVG